In Trichoderma asperellum chromosome 1, complete sequence, a single window of DNA contains:
- a CDS encoding uncharacterized protein (EggNog:ENOG41~TransMembrane:1 (o1034-1055i)~MEROPS:MER0000312), translating into MSLSIDIRSSQTRTELASNTDSVKTTVDQKEPSNIQSVDHTIIKEWKKRRKDEGPSKIRLHDQAYDLFKYLRTALEAAARHEELPRVISEIKIFLKDEKKTHEIDDCIRWLVLDRAVQQCELGADDCGFSAVRTEAAKEDIGNEKNICIIIIRIIIEVSPHLSFINLYTPHTTSKQFPVSEWKPLTRNCHFDKVHSRSEKGNSKSTPLHIAAANGNGKAIKHMIHEGRHFQPDILLHILKLKNPDSTSEKTPLSLAATAQAGDLGGLHALLGFNTGIADKPDTTFTDALKKGRGNVVEVFLQQPERRKKFANTNNILSAIQPLENIDKITNQDTDEDANQDTRSTERRTKQVDVINTLIKAADPQSRTNEKVVEKIIQLDLEEVWSKNESIFKSDTSGLLHLAVQHQKIGFVKKFLQYDDESITTRSHNHYPLWHNNNIMENSMSIRRVLKDEASKVTQREIRDLIVAATIKSKRVNKMQDLLEIFQLSDETVNELCFDLSRFNSKAYSVSDFVRSLIRHQDYANLLSYEETLKYAAFPALDLQVDKRERFGDNIQFEHSEIFDVLDWLKKEKKVTDIIELTVLDRLVNPHDEVSIGIYVKKFNVEVLNWRILDLSISVFKNSEPSENNALQQIRELHLYTSGKRAVISHWLSEDGICSLTNLTTLEIYVIQELATRDRCRAIVAFIESEFSRLSEEINEKREKLRLENTQNTSNSQDTQDADDIWKLTVGVSIRPWNPTEEREADLGEIAERAVPKLSRFIKGYRTYVRDITKEDQTHARDITKEDQTHAPDINKEGSAKFRPIRVAVIDNGILSISPSVEAPSVASKAINVSEYSSALNVSDSSYKKNTTSNGYRIEKDGEYKTLWSRIKKGRSFVDDESRVSSWLFASDPHGTQMANLICAIDPCCDLYVAKVAEGRSGIIPARVERAVRWAISQDVDIISMSFAILEGTIGLSNACADAISKGIIILCSTPDEGLNTEKSCISGYSDTITITACDEFGIVSPNAPSYFQYAIRGIDVAAGTVPFLESKDYISGSSVSTAIAAGLSSLILACDRLAKERKNYERGDRARIVKHHFGKMVASNKTYIMLERFAEIDKKIKDGRYINAKDIIEGFFLGEKYAE; encoded by the exons ATGTCTCTTAGCATCGATATTCGGAGCAGTCAGACGCGTACGGAGCTCGCATCAAATACCGATAGCGTCAAAACGACGGTAGATCAAAAAGAACCCTCAAATATCCAATCCGTCGACCACACAATAATCAAGGAATGGAAAAAGCGCCGAAAAGACGAGGGGCCTTCCAAAATCCGGTTGCATGATCAAGCTTACGATCTCTTCAAATACCTTAGAACGGCTTTGGAAGCTGCAGCTAGACATGAAGAGTTACCAAGGGTCATTTCAGAGATCAAAATTTTCTtaaaagacgaaaaaaaaacacatgAAATAGATGATTGTATACGTTGGTTGGTCCTCGACAGGGCTGTGCAGCAATGTGAACTGGGCGCCGATGATTGTGGTTTCTCAGCAGTTCGGACAGAAGCTGCAAAAGAGGATATCGGTAATGAAAAAAATATCtgcattattattattcgaATCATCATTGAAGTTTCGCCGCATCTGTCGTTCATCAATCTTTACACTCCTCATACGACTTCTAAGCAGTTTCCAGTTTCGGAATGGAAACCTCTCACGAGAAATTGTCATTTTGACAAAGTTCATTCACGCAGTGAAAAGGGCAATTCTAAAAGCACTCCTCTACATATAGCTGCTGCAAATGGTAACGGCAAGGCAATAAAGCATATGATTCATGAAGGACGACATTTCCAGCCTGATATATTACTTCATATTTTGAAACTGAAAAACCCAGATTCAACATCTGAAAAGACTCCTCTGTCtcttgctgctactgctcaAGCCGGAGATCTAGGAGGCCTGCATGCACTTTTGGGATTCAATACTGGTATAGCAGATAAGCCAGATACAACATTCACAGATGCCTTGAAAAAAGGCAGAGGAAATGTCGTAGAAGTATTCCTGCAACAACCTGAACGCAGAAAGAAATtcgccaacaccaacaatATTCTCTCAGCAATTCAGCCTCTAGAGAATATTGACAAAATCACGAATCAAGACACGGATGAAGACGCAAATCAAGATACAAGGTCCACGGAAAGGCGTACAAAACAAGTGGATGTCATCAATACTCTGATCAAAGCCGCTGATCCGCAGAGTAGAACTAATGAGAAAGTTGTGGAGAAAATAATTCAGCTCGATCTAGAGGAAGTCTGGAGCAAGAATGAATCCATTTTCAAGTCTGACACATCTGGGctccttcatcttgctgTCCAGCACCAAAAAATTGGATTTGTGAAGAAATTTTTGCAATACGATGATGAGTCGATCACTACTCGAAGCCATAATCACTATCCACTCTGGCATAATAACAATATTATGGAGAATTCTATGTCTATTCGTCGGGTTTTGAAAGATGAAGCAAGCAAAGTCACTCAAAGAGAAATTCGCGATCTCATAGTCGCAGCGACGATTAAGAGCAAAAGAGTAAATAAAATGCAAGACCTGCTTGAGATTTTCCAGCTGTCTGACG AAACCG TCAATGAACTGTGTTTTGATCTCTCACGGTTTAATTCCAAGGCTTACAGCGTATCGGACTTTGTTCGTTCGCTCATCCGTCATCAAGACTATGCAAATCTACTGTCTTATGAAGAGACGCTTAAATATGCTGCGTTTCCGGCCCTGGATCTCCAAGTcgacaagagagagagatttgGCGATAACATTCAATTCGAACATAGTGAAATCTTCGACGTTCTCGATTGgctaaaaaaggaaaagaaagttaCCGATATTATCGAACTGACAGTTTTAGATAGGCTTGTGAATCCTCATGATGAGGTCAGTATAGGCATATAtgttaaaaagtttaatgtGGAAGTTCTCAACTGGAGAATACTGGACCTCTCTATATCGGTTTTCAAAAATTCGGAACCCAGTGAAAATAATGCACTGCAACAAATCAGAGAACTTCATCTTTATACCAGCGGCAAACGAGCAGTAATCAGTCATTGGTTAAGCGAAGATGGGATTTGCTCACTTACGAAT CTTACAACGCTTGAAATATATGTTATACAG GAATTGGCGACTCGAGATAGATGCCGCGCCATCGTCGCTTTTATCGAAAGCGAATTTAGCAGACTGAGCGAAGAAATAAACGAGAAACGAGAAAAACTGCGCTTGGAGAATACTCAGAACACTTCGAATTCCCAGGACACTCAAGATGCCGATGACATTTGGAAGCTCACAGTCGGTGTCAGTATCCGGCCGTGGAATCCAacagaggaaagagaagccGATTTGGGAGAGAT AGCTGAACGTGCTGTGCCGAAGCTATCTCGTTTTATCAAAGGTTACCGAACCTATGTGCGTGATATTACTAAAGAAGACCAAACCCATGCGCGCGACATTACTAAAGAAGACCAAACCCATGCGCCtgatattaataaagaaggcTCTGCAAAATTCCGCCCAATCCGAGTTGCTGTGATCGATAATGGGATTTTAAGCATTTCTCCATCAGTTGAAGCCCCTTCAGTTGCCTCAAAGGCTATTAATGTTTCTGAATACTCATCTGCTCTTAATGTTTCGGATTCTTCTTATAAAAAGAACACTACTTCAAATGGATACCGGATTGAGAAAGACGGCGAATACAAGACTTTGTGGTCACGCATCAAGAAAGGCCGATCTTTCGTGGATGACGAATCTCGCGTTAGTTCTTGGCTGTTTGCGTCTGACCCACATGGCACCCAGATGGCAAATCTAATATGTGCCATTGATCCTTGTTGTGATCTTTACGTGGCCAAGGTCGCTGAAGGGAGATCTGGAATCATCCCAGCGCGAGTTGAACGA GCTGTTAGGTGGGCAATAAGCCAAGATGTCGATATCATTTCCATGAGTTTTGCCATTTTAGAGGGAACAATTGGTTTATCCAATGCTTGCGCCGACGCCATAAGCAAAGGTATTATTATACTCTGTAGCACCCCTGACGAAGGCTTAAACACCGAGAAGAGCTGTATATCAGGCTACAGTGATACGATAACCATCACAGCTTGTGATGAATTTGGGATAGTGAGTCCAAATGCGCCGTCATACTTTCAGTATGCAATTCGAGGTATCGACGTGGCTGCGGGCACGGTCCCTTTTCTTGAGTCAAAGGATTACATATCAGGAAGCTCAGTTTCCACAGCTATCGCCGCGGGATTGAGCTCACTAATTTTAGCCTGTGATCGACTGGCTAAGGAACGCAAAAATTATGAACGAGGTGACAGAGCTAGAATTGTTAAACATCATTTTGGGAAAATGGTTGCATCAAACAAGACATACATCATGTTGGAAAGGTTTGCAGAGATTGACAAGAAGATAAAGGATGGCAGATATATCAACGCCAAAGACATCAtagaaggattttttttgggAGAGAAGTATGCGGAATAA